In Streptomyces sp. TS71-3, the following proteins share a genomic window:
- a CDS encoding FadR/GntR family transcriptional regulator: protein MPPRRASANSADGQSGRLLSPVNDRRISALIVDQVRTLIHEGKLSPGDRLPPEREMCERFGVSRVTVREALRVLEAGGLVEIRVGAHGGAFVTQPTSDRVGASIVDLLTLSSVTATEVTEVRLVLEVGIIPNLCAHADEADIAALTSICDRQEAALASGEYDVSLSAEFHTRLAAATHNTAFEMLVRSFHGPLLMSLRTAKSTAPEMGHRGLEEHRAILAAIKSGDAESGARIMREHLTRTADRLCLDEPEQGAEVADTVTRG from the coding sequence ATGCCGCCCCGCCGAGCCTCCGCGAACAGTGCGGACGGCCAGTCCGGCCGCCTGCTGAGTCCCGTGAACGACCGGCGGATCTCCGCGCTGATCGTGGACCAGGTGCGCACGCTCATCCACGAGGGCAAGCTCTCACCGGGCGACCGCCTCCCCCCGGAGCGCGAGATGTGCGAGCGGTTCGGGGTCAGCCGAGTCACCGTGCGCGAGGCCCTGCGGGTCCTGGAGGCCGGCGGCCTCGTGGAGATCCGCGTCGGCGCCCACGGCGGCGCCTTCGTCACCCAGCCCACCAGCGACCGGGTGGGCGCCAGCATCGTCGACCTGCTCACCCTGTCGTCGGTGACGGCCACCGAGGTCACCGAGGTACGCCTGGTGCTGGAGGTCGGCATCATCCCGAACCTCTGCGCCCACGCGGACGAGGCGGACATCGCCGCCCTGACGTCCATCTGCGACCGCCAGGAGGCGGCCCTGGCCAGCGGGGAGTACGACGTGTCGCTCTCCGCCGAGTTCCACACCCGGCTCGCCGCGGCCACGCACAACACCGCGTTCGAGATGCTGGTGCGCTCCTTCCACGGCCCGCTGCTGATGTCGCTGCGCACGGCGAAGAGCACGGCCCCCGAGATGGGCCACCGGGGTCTGGAGGAGCACCGCGCGATCCTGGCGGCCATCAAGTCCGGTGACGCGGAGAGCGGTGCGCGGATCATGCGGGAGCACCTGACGCGCACGGCCGACCGGCTCTGCCTGGACGAGCCGGAGCAGGGCGCTGAAGTCGCCGACACCGTGACCCGGGGCTGA
- a CDS encoding MFS transporter, which produces MTIDIEPGTGRDHGPRRALRGRHLHRWLHVSLPLLIAFSVAQLSKSSIGVIVADGPFSHQFGLDKHPGSVGWLTSLFLYAYGVALFLWGFVLKRIGPRKSMLIGTAIWVVALALPPFVNTLNQLYGTRILLAIGEACFYPVAHTLTARWFPMHERARANASWLSGIFVGSALGSSLTTTMLSSAGWRATFFVQAVVAALFAFCVVLVLLQDRPDSSQGVSEEEVKHIVEGRFESTTVIPKRGPESPFRNYRYWLTMLMYIGTNAPFYGLVTWVPLYLRDERHVDLGDIGLLLTVANVLSIIVMVLVGRASDRKVKRAGWAAWGFAIEGIGIAGTALFGNAGVDSFFIFLGLAGNAWCVVTNWTLLHSLMPTRQSEYSSSVFSSLTNLVGAALPGLMGTLLTATGSYTAGFGVLFFSVVVSLGCCLVLRPQGY; this is translated from the coding sequence ATGACCATCGACATCGAACCGGGCACCGGCCGGGACCACGGCCCGCGCCGCGCGCTGCGCGGCCGGCACCTGCACAGGTGGCTGCACGTCAGCCTGCCCCTGCTGATCGCCTTCTCGGTCGCCCAGTTGAGCAAGTCCTCCATCGGCGTCATCGTCGCCGACGGCCCCTTCAGCCACCAGTTCGGCCTGGACAAGCACCCCGGCTCGGTGGGCTGGCTGACCAGCCTCTTCCTGTACGCGTACGGGGTCGCGCTGTTCCTCTGGGGATTCGTGCTCAAGCGCATCGGGCCGCGCAAGTCGATGCTCATAGGCACCGCGATCTGGGTGGTCGCGCTCGCCCTGCCGCCGTTCGTGAACACCCTCAACCAGCTGTACGGGACCAGGATCCTGCTCGCCATCGGCGAGGCCTGTTTCTATCCGGTCGCGCACACGCTCACCGCGCGCTGGTTCCCGATGCACGAACGGGCCCGCGCCAACGCCTCCTGGCTGTCCGGGATCTTCGTGGGGTCGGCCCTCGGCAGCTCCCTGACCACCACCATGCTCTCCTCCGCCGGGTGGCGCGCCACCTTCTTCGTGCAGGCGGTGGTGGCCGCACTGTTCGCCTTCTGCGTGGTGCTGGTACTCCTCCAGGACCGCCCGGACTCCTCGCAGGGGGTGAGCGAGGAGGAGGTGAAGCACATCGTCGAGGGCCGTTTCGAGTCGACGACGGTCATCCCGAAGCGGGGCCCCGAGTCACCGTTCCGCAACTACCGGTACTGGCTCACCATGCTGATGTACATCGGCACCAACGCCCCGTTCTACGGACTGGTGACCTGGGTGCCGCTGTACCTGCGCGACGAGCGCCACGTCGACCTGGGCGACATCGGGCTGCTGCTGACGGTGGCCAACGTGCTCTCGATCATCGTGATGGTCCTGGTGGGCCGCGCCTCCGACCGGAAGGTGAAGCGTGCGGGCTGGGCAGCATGGGGGTTCGCCATCGAGGGCATCGGGATCGCGGGCACGGCGCTGTTCGGCAACGCCGGCGTCGACAGCTTCTTCATCTTCCTCGGCCTCGCCGGCAACGCCTGGTGCGTCGTCACCAACTGGACGCTGCTGCACAGCCTGATGCCGACGCGCCAGTCCGAGTACTCCAGCAGTGTCTTCTCCTCGCTGACCAACCTGGTCGGCGCCGCGCTCCCCGGCCTGATGGGCACCCTGCTGACGGCCACCGGCTCCTACACGGCCGGCTTCGGCGTGCTGTTCTTCTCGGTCGTGGTGTCCCTCGGCTGCTGCCTGGTGCTGCGCCCGCAGGGCTACTGA
- a CDS encoding zinc-binding dehydrogenase, giving the protein MDEGLPERARAAVAEEPCTTRLRDLPLPRPGADEGLLKVEATGVCAADWESYLRGPGGVILGHETVGRVSALGERAAERWGVAVGDRVAVEEFLPCGACRPCRRGDYRLCRAAGEGGAPPPPGYGRTPVDARPGLYGGFSEYLYLHPRAVVHPVGDAVDARAATLFAPLSSGIRWVRRQARLRAGDTVVVAGTGRRGLGCVLAAHDAGAGTVVAVGPAAHWQQLHLAKHLGAGHVVFCDEEDAVDGVLELTGGRGADIVVHLMPEAGTVADAVAMSAARGAVVLAAPDVGRPAAGFPYETVVRRELRLVGAQGHDHRSVERALDIIRSGRYPLHLLTTHHFPVAETDLALRTAAGRTGVHALHVSVGM; this is encoded by the coding sequence GTGGACGAAGGACTGCCCGAGCGAGCCCGTGCCGCGGTGGCCGAGGAGCCCTGCACGACACGGCTGCGCGATCTCCCGCTGCCCAGGCCCGGGGCGGACGAGGGCCTGCTGAAGGTGGAGGCCACCGGTGTCTGCGCGGCCGACTGGGAGAGCTACCTCCGCGGGCCGGGTGGTGTCATCCTCGGCCACGAGACGGTCGGGAGGGTGTCGGCGCTGGGGGAGCGGGCCGCCGAGCGCTGGGGGGTGGCGGTCGGCGACCGGGTCGCCGTGGAGGAGTTCCTGCCGTGCGGCGCCTGCCGCCCCTGCCGCCGGGGCGACTACCGGCTGTGCCGGGCCGCCGGCGAGGGCGGAGCACCCCCGCCCCCGGGCTACGGCCGCACACCGGTGGACGCCCGGCCCGGCCTGTACGGCGGTTTCAGTGAGTACCTCTACCTGCATCCGCGCGCCGTCGTGCACCCGGTGGGCGATGCCGTCGACGCCCGTGCGGCCACCCTCTTCGCGCCGCTGTCGAGCGGTATCCGCTGGGTCAGGCGGCAGGCGCGGCTGCGCGCCGGGGACACCGTCGTGGTCGCCGGCACGGGCAGGCGGGGCCTGGGGTGCGTGCTGGCCGCCCATGACGCGGGCGCCGGCACCGTCGTCGCGGTGGGCCCGGCCGCCCACTGGCAGCAGCTCCACCTCGCCAAGCATCTCGGCGCCGGCCACGTGGTCTTCTGCGACGAGGAGGACGCGGTGGACGGTGTGCTGGAGCTGACCGGCGGGCGCGGCGCGGACATCGTCGTGCACCTCATGCCCGAGGCCGGCACCGTCGCCGACGCCGTCGCGATGTCCGCCGCCCGTGGCGCGGTCGTGCTTGCGGCGCCGGACGTGGGCCGGCCGGCGGCCGGCTTCCCCTACGAGACCGTGGTGCGGCGCGAGCTGCGCCTCGTCGGCGCGCAGGGGCACGACCACCGGTCGGTGGAGCGCGCGCTCGACATCATCAGGTCCGGGCGCTACCCGCTGCACCTCCTGACGACCCATCACTTCCCGGTGGCCGAGACCGACTTGGCGCTGCGCACCGCGGCT